The nucleotide window cgagcgagcaaggcGGTAATGATTGGGGGGAGCAATGATACCATGGATAGGCATAGCATCTGCATCGAATGAAAATTTTTCTAGTCGTCGCCATCCATTGGGCCACGTTCTTGACAGACTGAAGCCAAGAGTTTGCCTTGCCCGTCACCTCGAGAGGAATGGCAATTCTAAAGTGACACCTACGTCACAGCGTTGGTTACACCACGCGGACAGCCGCCCCGGCCTGCCCTGATATCATACATGACGCATTCATTACATGACGCGCAGCGGAAGGATGTGCTGCACCATGGCTTCTCGCCGACATAACGGGCACTCAGGCTTCTCCCTGACCCAATCACCGATGCATTCCCAGCAGAAAACGTGGCCGCACTGCGTCGCGGAGGGGTCTTTGAGCTCCTCTAGGCAGAGTGTGCATTTGCGCTGCTGCGAGCCTTTGATATACCCCATgaccttgtcgccgtcggccaggtTGTACCTCGGGGCGGTCGCCACCGGGGTGTgggtcgtggcggcgaggtcgacccTGCTCGCCTGAGGGCCCCGGGTGCCGAGCTCGGTCAGGAGCAGGTCGCTGTTGGCCGAGTAGGAATTTGTGTGGTCGAGGGAGacgtcgacggtgccggaCTGGAAagcggcgcgctcgcgggcgggGCCACTGGCGGATGAGAGGGTGGAGCGTACGTGCAGGTATGTCTgcacggcgagctggacgatgagaaggacgccgaggacctcgtaGCCGGCGCGGTCGGGGGTATCGGGGACGGTGCGGGTGAAGACGTAGCGGAGGGAGAGCAGGCGCTTAGTGAGCTCGTAGTAGGTGCCGTTGAAGTAgaagagggcgagggtgacgGCCTGCACGGGAGCGGCCGACGTGATGCTCGAGAGATGACGCGCGACGTATTCCCACACGCGAGCCTCTTTGCcgtcctccttgcccttttGCTGCAGCGAGCTTAGCCGCCGCTCGATGAGTTTGCGCAGCCGCGTGCGCAGACCCGGCAGCGCGCGGCTGACGAGGTAGGGCAGGACGATGGTGCCCGCGATGTacgcggcgcgggtgcgcAGCGCGGGGAGCCGGCCCGTCGGCGACTCAACCTGGACCAAGTCGCAGTACTCCTCGCCCAGGGTGCGGTTGCCGGGGAGGGTGGTGAGCGCGAAGTagaggagggcggcgagggagcgcagctccggggcgagggcgtgggcggaccgcgcgccgagcaggcgcCGGTGGAGGTCGGTGAGGGTGTTGGCGAGGTGCCCGGTGAAGTAGGCGTCCTTTTGATGGGCGCGGACGATATCCGGGGCTGAGGCGAAGGGGTACggggacgccgtcgagggcggccgtggttgtgacggcgacgaagacgccatTGCGTGTGGTCTGGgaccggcgccgcggagccccggcgggggggggggagggtgtTACTTCAGGCACAAGAAGCGtgcgcgcagccgcgccgccggatgGGTTCTGGAGTAGGCTGCGGAAAGGCGAGCAAATGGCGGAGTCGGGTTcgcggagagagagaggtcGGAGGGGCTGGCGTGTCGTGCGGTGCGGCGACGGTTCGGGGTGGGTGGTTGATGAATGAATATGGTGGTGATGGATAGGGAATGGAAAGTGAGGTTCGGTTGCGACGGGACCGGAGGCTGGAGGCCAGCAGCGCTGGACCTCGGGACGAAAGCTGCCTGGGGTCGGAGGGGCCCATCCCATGTGGCTCCATTGGGGCGGACCCGAGCttccatggtggtggtggccggtAGTACTAGCAGCAACGCCCAGCGCTAGCGCTACGAGCCGATGAGCGGCGCATGCATGAGTTGGAACATGACGTTGAGGTACCAAGGTTCCTTACGAGTGCAGAGCAATGTCCGCTGGCTGTGAAGTTGCGGGCGAAAAGCATTGATTGGTTGCCTGGCCGAGCCTTGAGCTGCGCAAAGGACTCTGCGACTACTACTAGGAATACGGAAATTAATGGTCTAGCTTGGCTCCCGTTGCTTTCCATTTATGCCGGAGGGCTAAGTTAGCAAGCGCCGAGTGTCGGGTTCGTGCGAGTGCCCTGCTTTGCACAAGGGCTCGGTGCATTGGTACTAAGGTTAGTCGGTACATGTGGATTTACGAAGTACTAAAGTTACTTGTCTCAGGCCTCGAGAATGCGTTCTCTTCAGGCGTTTTCTAAGAGGCAGAGAAACTCAGCTTGAGAATCCCTATTGTTTTCCCGGACTCTGTAATAGTTAGTTGCCTCATCGCAGTACACACACATGAAGCCTTGGCGTGCGGCGTCTCTAATAAATTGCTGCGCGCTGTGAcgcgctggcgacgagccTAATGGTGGAGCGGCTGGTGGGGTTGGCGGACGAACGTAGCGCAAAGGGAGCTGGAGCTGTTGCCCCTGAAAAAAAAGTCTGGAAACGGCACGCCGCCATGCGAAAGCGAGCTACGTATCATCGCCCTTTCCACATTCCCGTCCTCGTCTGGCAgcctaggtactaacctaacgtgcctcctcgcctcgcctaGGTGCCATCAGTTCGCGCCGCTCACTCTGTACCTTTGTCTGTACCTAGCTTCTTCACACGTGCCCGGCGCACTCTCTTCGCCTTCCCTACCAATCGATGACGACTCGTCGCGGCGACAATGGACGGTGACCCTGCAGTCGAGCCGCAGCTCGACCCTTTCAGCCGGGTGTTTCCCTTGCCGTACCGTGTCGGCTTCATCGTGACTCTTGGTCAGTCTGCTGCGGCTATCTAGGCAGATCGTGGGCTAACTTGTCGTCTGTGTAGCTGTCTGGGGCTGGGGCCTCAACCTTCACGGGCTCTACCTGCACAAAATCGACGTGCCGGCCCTGATACGATACCCCGGACGAACCTCGCCGCATCATGTTCCGCACCACCACTCGACGTATCGGCTCGCCACTGTGCTGTCGGTGCTCTTCGCCGTCTCCATCCTGCTCTTCTGGCTTGTTACGTGGAGCGTGCCATCACGCGTTGTCGCATACGACTGGATACCCATGACGTAcctggtcgccgtcgtggccatcTTCGTCGTGCCGCTCAGACACCTTCCAAGCGGCGGACGACACCGTTTCCTCGCGACTCTACGCCGGGTGAGCATTGGTGGCATCGCTGAAGCGCAAGACGGCAAGTTTGGGGACATCCTACTTGCCGACGTGTTGACGTCGTACGCCAAAGTGTGCGGCGACTTGTTCGTCACTGTATGCATGTTTTTCAGCAGTGGCGGCTCGTCTACGGAACGGCCGGATCGCAACTGTGGAGGCACCGTGATTGTGCCGCTCCTCATGGCAGTGCCGAGCGCGATTCGGTTCCGGCAATGCATGATCGAATACTTGCGCGTGCGACGCGCGCCATACAAAGAATCGGTGGGCTGGGGCGGACAGCACTTGGCCAATGCGCTCAAATACTCGACAGCCTTCCCGGTCCTCATTGCGAGCTCCTTGCAGCGAAACGCACAGGGCGACGCTGCAAAGGCCGCCTACAATAAGGTGTGGTTGGTCGCGGTACTGGTCAACTCCTTGTATTCCTTCTACTGGGACGTGGCCAAGGACTGGGACTTGACCCTCTTTTCTACGCGGCGCGAGCGCACTTCGCTGCATCACCCATGGGGGCTGCGCGACCGGCTCGTCTTCCGATCCGCGACAATCTACTACGTAGTAATCGGCATGGACCTGATGCTGCGTTGCAGCTGGTCGATGAAGCTGAGCCCGCACCTGGACAGATTCAGCGACTTTGAAAGCGGCATTTTCCTCATAGAGCTCTTGGAGGTGTTCCGGCGCTGGGGCTGGATATTTTTCCGCGTGGAAACGGAGTGGCTCAGgaactcgtcgacgggccTAGGGGTCGACGACATTCTCCTAGGCAACTTCCAAGggaaggacgacgacgacgattaACCCGGGCGACCCGCGAACAAGACcgaccgaggccgagcacATGGCGTTTAGTGTGCGAGCGAAGGATGGGATTGAGCTGCATTGGCGCGATCCAGCGCGCCGTTCGCCCGCGGGAGTACCCCGGAGAGTTTTCGTCACGGGCGCACTGTCGCGATCCGGATCGGTGGCAGGCAGCGTCCATGGCTGACGGGAGAGAACAAGGGCGTCGGGTCAGTTTGCTTGTCACCCACCACCGGGAGGCCCGCGTCCGGGAGGGTGGCCAGGGACTCGCTCCCCGCGTCCCATCGGCAGGCTCGCCCTCTGGCCCCGGATCCGAGTCCCCCCACAACCCAACAACCCCAGGCCACCGTGCTCTGGGCAGGGTGATGGACTGGCGCCCCGAGACGTGCCGCTGCCAAATCCCGCGAGAAACACCGGTGAGCACTTTGGCCAACTCGACTCGCTTGTTCGAAAGCATTTCGCTGTCAACGAGTGCCGGAGAGGACACATGTCTTTGCCAGGCAGCAAGACAaacatcggcggcggcctcagGTCAGCCGCGAAGAtgcgccgggcgggcgccggcccCCAATGCGACGTCGGTCGCGTGAGAGGGGAGACGGATGCGGTGGGTCTGGGGGCAGGTGGCGCTACAAGGCGTCCACATGCGTGGCCCGGGAATCCGTggcacggcgcgcagggaTATGGTGGCCGTCGATCACCGTGGAATGCCCTATGGTGTCTCACTTGCACCTGGTGTCGTACGGGCGGTCAGCGAGGTCTCATATTGCAACCTGCCCAGACGGGACGTCTCCGTCGACTCGCTTTCCCGGGCCTGTAAAGGATTGACGGGTGTGCCGTGTCCCCGGGTCTGCAAGCAGCCGACCGGCATCAAAGCAAGCAGGGACGCAAGCAACGGGGACGATTTCAAAGACTTGATACCCTTTTCCTCTCCGTAGCATCCTTTCCCCATACAATACCTCGCTCCCCTTTCATCTCCCACACGCTACAGAGCGACTCGTGGCGGCCCTTTGTCGTGAACGGCTCCATTACGGAGTAGCCTTGGGTCACGAAGACAACACCACCAGATGCGACTTTTCCCCTCtccgtcgctctcctcccgCGCGCTTCTAAATTCATCGAAATTGTCCTTGGGCTTGGCACAAAGCGCTTCTTAAATGACTTGCGGCCCTCTTTTTTCCCAATCTGAAACGGGTTGTTGTGCCTCCTCTAACTCGTGACAATTGTTTGCGGGGCTATTGTCGTGCTATTAGTGTGGGTTAGCAGAGGGTGGTGACCCGAGCGAGATATAGCCCGCGCTTTTACGATATATCCTCAGGACGGCTCTGAACTTTTGTGCAGCGCTGTACTGTACACACGTCGTTCACGAAGTCGATATTCACATCGGAATCGAATCACGATGGGCCGGCCACAAAgaccgccgcctgctgcgtTCCTGGCGATTGGCAGGAGCTGCGATCCCTGCATCCCGTCACACGCCACTGAATACGCGAATAAGCCGCTTCCGCCCCTACCGCCACCAACATCACTCCCAAGACGAATGGGAACGTCCTCATCAAGGGCATCGCTCACTACGGCTGAATTGCCGGAACAGCTCTCGCCTACCACAACGGGCATCGAGGACAACGAGCCATGCACACCACCTCCGATTCCTGCCCGGTCAGCTCTCCGGCCCCGGTGCCCCAGCGTCTCGACCAAGTCTGCTCCCAGCCAACGTCGGTCGTCGCGAAAGATTCAGCAACTCACGGGCTACGACGTCGACATTATGGCGGAAAGCCCAGTCACATCTTCCGTCTTCGATTCAGATGCGTCGAGCCGCAACAGCATGAGGTGGGACTCGGACTACAATCtcgtgccgctgctggaggAGGACAGTGGCGGAGCCTCCAGTAGGAGCAGCTCATgggagccgccgtcgcctctaCGAGGCATCATGCCGGCACCGCTGATGATCACGAAGCCAGCCATGCGAGACGGAAGGGACACAGGCCTAGGCGGCTACGGCTCCGTCACATCACCGTGGGGCAATGAGGAGCTGTTGCGCCGCTGGGAagcgccgcatcgccagTTTAGCGACACGATGGCGGCAGGGGAATACCACCAGTTTGCGACACAGCTGGCCACCCATCACCGGCGGCAGTGCAGTGCGGAAAGTTATCTCTCAACGCCGTCTGCGAGACCAAAAAGATCATCCTTCAACGTGAATCTCGGTACGGGAAAGCTTGTGTCTCGGCGCAATACTATGCAGACTGCGGACCGGTCAGTGCCACCCTTGGCCACGCGGCGGCACAATGCGCACAGAACCCCAGGGATCCCGGAAGACTCGTCAGCGCACCGCACAAGCTCGAATCAAATGCCCATGAGCGCGTTTGACAGCGACTCAGAGGACGAGTACGGGGGCATTGGACACGGCATCAAAGGGTGGCTAGGGCTGGCAAGCGATGACCCAGGACCCTTGGAGCGGCCACAtgcgcccagcgccagaaGACCCCATGTCCCCATGGCGGCAGGGTCACGGACGTCGACTGGCGAGCAAATGCGAGGTTTTCTGCATCACGCCAAGGATAAGTTTTATCTGAGTAAGGaagagaggcggcgggaAGAGCTGAAGCGGCACAtccgagctgcggcggcatgacCTGGGAGAAGGTGAAATCTAGTGGGGTAATAAAGAGCCACGAGGCAAATGGGGTAATCTAGAGCGTTCGATATACACTCGGGGGACAAAGAGATATTTGCTCTTGGCGTTGGAGCGCGGGGAGGACATGCACATGTCTACCCGGGATTGGCGTTTGGCTTGTGCCTTGTTTCTTGGTTTtatgaggcggcggcgatgcgggaGGGCTGTCCTTTCCATGTGTTTAGATGCCCTTGCAAGAGAGTTGCGCAATGGGCAACGGCGAATCCAACGATGTAACCATGCGGCATGGTCGGTCCAGGTTCAATGAGACACGTGCGTTGCGGCGACAAAAGAAAGGCCGTCGTTTGTCTCAACACCGTGCGGTGCACTCGCGGTGTAAGTGGGAGAAGCACGCTGGAGCGTCTCCGAATGGCAGCCGTAGGTGGGGGGCCGGGGTTGGGATAGAGAGAGCCATACCGGTATGATGGCAAGATGGAATACAACCTGGGGAACGCGGGGTTCTTGGGCTGCCAGGCGCGGCGCTGATCACTAACGTTGTAGGCAGGCCGTACTGCCAGggctacctaggtagtaccaCTTACATGAGTCAGTATTActgtactaaggtaggttCCTAGGTACACCCACTGTACCGCGGGCAATCGTCGGGCGatgcgcgggcgggcaaggctTCTAGCGGGCTGCGTGTAGCACAGCGATAATTGTTAGCGACCTGGGCTTGATGCGACGGGCCGGGTGGACGGGCAACTGCCACGGCCATTCCGAGCCTGGCGCCTTCCGCCCATTCTACTCTTTGCATCCTACTCGTTGTCTAGAATTCCTACCCATCTGCGAGATTCCTCCACTCGAAGGGAGAAGAGAGAACGAAGACCAAAAAAAGGGACtgcaagaaaaaaaaaagggaaagAAATATGTCTGCGGCACCGTCGCCCGCAatcgacagcagcagcgacgtcAACGGCACTGCAGATCCGGCAACCAGCACGGCCGCAACCACcacgctcgtcatcgtcgacgagggcgaggacgaggacgaggacgagaacgaggGGCAGGAGGGGTCCGGTCgtgaggccggcgtcgcgcgccacGCCGACGTGGGCATTTCGGAGGGTGACGTCGCCGATCTCCGGGAGGCTGCGAGCCGGCCCTcggctggtgcggcggcggcgcacgtcTGGGGTCCCCGcgtcgagcaccaccacctccagcagcagcaccagcagcagcaccagcaccaacCACTcccccaacaccaccaccactacctCCACCACAACCGCAGCCGCGTCCACGACGACCACCTTTACGACCAGGACCAGGACCAGGACCAGGACCAggaccagcagcacggccggcaggtcgtcgacgagctaGACCTAGACCTAGACGCAggcgccgacgctgacgcGCAGGCAAAAGGCGGAGAAGCGTCGCAGGAGTCGCTCTACTATGAAGCGTCCACGATGTCGTCGCTGAACCCCTTCTCCGTGGTATGTCATATGCCTTCCTTCCTCTTTCCCTCATTCCGTCCCTGTCTGGGTCACCCATGCTCCCGGCACAGTCGTGATGCTCTTGCAGCGTCCCATTGACTCTTCGTTGTCCATCTTTGGCCATCTCTTCGACATGCCTGTCCCCCCTTCGCTTGTTTCTCCTTGAATGCCTCGCTTCCGCTTCTGTCGCTGCCCAACCATCCCCTCTTCCGagagcgcgcccgcccgcgcaggcTGGCGCGCtgcgcccaccgccgccggccatgtaTCCTTGCGTCATGTCCCTCGCTCACGCTCTCTCCCAGGCCGCCATCAACCGCCTGCGCGCCTACAAGCCGCCCGCCTTCCCGCTATGGGaggccctgcccgcccgccggcgcgccgccgtcctcgttcTGCTCTACGCGGACCGCTGGGGCGACCTCCGTGTCGTCATCACCATGCGCGCTGCCAGTCTCCGGAGCTTTTCGGGAcatgctgcgctgcccggcggcaaggcTGACAACAAGGATGAGACGCCGTGTATGTAGTCTTGCTCCCGCGGGCCTGCGGTTCGGGAAAGTTGGGGCCTTGTTCGCTGACGTCGGATGCAGACCAAATCGCGAGGAGAGAAGCATACGAGGAGATTGGTCTCCCCATGGAAGACTCCCGCATCCCCCGCCCCTTTCGAATCGAACCTCTGtgcacgctgccgccgtcgctaGCCCGCACACACCTTGTCGTCACGCCTTGCGTCGCCTTCCTCCACGCTGACCGGACGTCGACGCCTGACGCGCCCAGCCCCCTCGTTGAAGAGTCCATGATcccccgcctcgacgcgcgcgaggtggccgccgtcttcaGTGCCCCCTTCTACAACTtcctcaaggccgacgacctcccgccgcggcctggcgccgccgccctacCGCCGGGGCAGTGGTATGAGGGCTCATGGGTCGCGTGGCAGGACATGCCGTGGCGCGTGCACAATTTCTTCGTGCCCGTCAACAACCAGCGCGTGTCCaagccgagccgccgcgacagcgCCCAGGGCAACCTGGCCGAgaagctgggcgaggagcaggagtATGAGGGGCGCTTCAAGGTCTGGGGCATGACGGgccggctgctcgtcgacgccgcccggaTAGCTtacggcgaggagcccgaAATCGAGCACAACGACACCTTTGGCGACTACGACATTATACAGCGGGCCGAGTCTGCGGGCGTTTTTAAGGAGAGTATGGAGCAGGACAAGGCCGCAgccaacgacggcaacggcgcggcCAAGATGTGAATGCCGTGCGACGGGCGGATTATTCACGAGACATGGCTGTACATATTATGAGCGATCCGGGGTCTTCTTTTGAACCCCCCATGTGACACGTTGGATTCGAGTGTCGTTGCACGATTTTTGACACGCTGGCGCTGTATTGCAATTATAAAACCTACGGACATGGAAACGAAATACGATATAAAGCAATGCATGTGACCAACAGGTGACGGCCAATCGCTGAACGCAGACTCTTCCTAGTGACACGCATTGTCCTTTGTAGCCGAAGTTGTCTGCCCAAACACGAGGTACCCGAAGAAGGCACCGAGGGACACGGCGATCATGACCCAGCCGTTGTACGTCATGAAGACAAGCCTAGATGAAGCAGCGCAATTGAGCAAAAGGGGGCTAACAGGGCACGGAACGCTCCCCcgggatggggggggggggggccgctgcgagcggcgagcagggcaagCAAGAACGCCAGACTTACATGAGCATAAAGGCATAAAAGTTCTGCAAGGCGTAGAGCACGGCCTTGATAATGTGACCCTGGcggcccgtctcgtcctGGAGTTGCCCTGTGGGGCGCAGGAAGGGAGTCGTCTCAGTAACAATGTTGTTGGAAGGAGCCTCGTCGTAACGGGCGTCGGCTTTCCAGCGCGGGATAGGCAGGACCTCTCAGCATTGGCGCAAACATCCCATGGGGAGATGGGGAAGATGGCACAATAGGAGGGGGAGTTTCCCGTTGAGAAGAGGGCAAGGTAGTAgaggggagaaggaggacgggggggggaagaaaaCTTACTGGGCAGGGCGGAGATGCGCTTGGCGAGGCTCGCTTCGTAGGCGCGGGAGACGGAGCGTAGGGCCTCGTAGCccatggcgaggacgacgacggcgaggagggagacgacgagggagGCGGTGGAGCGGATGTGCCACTGGCGGAAGACGATGCAGAGGTTGGTCGTGTCCCAGGTGAAGAGCATCTGCGCGTGTGACATTGTCACATTTTGCGTCAGCTACGTGTTTTTGGTTTCTCGCGTTCGACCGACCCGGCTGGATTCGAGGGGTCGAGGGTCGGACGCGGGGGGGAGTGAAGAGGGAGCGAAAAGGGAAGGCGGCGTACGCTCATGCTGCACATGtcgtccatgccgccgccgccgtggtccATCCCGGCGTGGTTCATGTGCGAGTGGTCCATGCGCGCGTGGTCCATGGCGGACTGCTGGAATCTACCGGTGGAAGAGGTTTGAGGGAACGGAAGGGGGGAGCGTCCGCAGCGTCGGTGGCCTTTTTGAGAGGAGGTGATCGGAGGGCTTTTCGAGGGCGGCCTTTGGGTGGGGTGAGGCGAtgtgaggcgaggcgaggcgaggccagacgaggtgaggtgagatGAGGTGAGATGAGATGttgtgaggtgaggtgagggttacgtatgtatgtatgctTGGGAAGGGGGGCTGATGAACGCAATGCTAGTAACTAGGTTGCATTGACGTTGCAGGCCAGGTGAGgtcagggcagggcaggggagCATATGCGCTGACGCacagggggggaggagcccTGCTGGGAGCTTCTGTCCGTGCAGTGGGCGAGCATGTTTTCCGCATGGGGACGGCGCCACGAGACCCGGGGACCTCCAGCCGGAGCCCCAAGGTCAGCAGCCCTGGAGGCCCGTCGTTCTAGGGGCCGCAGTGAAAGGCAGGCGCCGTAAGCGAAGCGGGTTGGGGGTCCGTCGGCCTCATGGATCCCTTGGATTGAACCGCTCAGGGCTGATTTGTTGATGCACCAGCTCCAGTGTGCCCCGCCCGTCCCGCGCATCGGCGTCCAACTAACGACCTAGCCTGTCGAACCTAGggttcttcttcctctcaGGCGCCCGATTGCTGATCCAGAAGGGACGTCGCCTCCGGGGGAGGGACTACCGCCGGCGAACACCCACTGCCGCCCGAGGAAAGACACCTGGAGGATCAATCAAGCGGTGGTGTAGTTAGGTAtggagcgccgccgcagaagcTGCCAAGCTCCATGCTGTCGCCGACGATCACGGCAGATGCAGGGACCTCGCTCGGGCACCTGACACTGCAGGTCTGTGATTCCAGGCTGTCAGGTGCTGCCACATACCGTACCAGAGTACGACATGCCTGCGTGTTATGCGCGCGTCCGCAGGAGGCAGTTGAGcacgttttttttttttgcgccTATCATCAGCGAGCTTGCCGTGCCAATCTGACGATGAGGCCGTCCCGGTTTCTGCGAGGGTTTCTGTCACACACGAGCCTTGCTGTTTCCTTGGTCCAAacacggacgacgacgacgatggcacTATATTACTATGCGCGGCGCCAGAAGGCGAGGCGATGGGCTTTTATTTGGGACTGCAGGTTGTTAGAAACTGAACTATTATCTGAGAAAAGCCCCCCCCAAGTTCCaactccagcagcagcagcccacaTGCACGCCCAAAGGCCGTCCGCTACCGCCGGTTTGGACGTACCAAGTACATTACTGTGTGTCCCCATGCACGACCAGAATCTGCGACATGCACATGGGCCGCGACTGCCGTTCCGACCCGAGatgctgcccccccccccctcccgcggGGTCGAATGatccgacgacgcccttttCGACCTGCAAGCTGAATTGATCATCTTATCTCCGAGTTCGCGGCACCGTCGGAGGGGACGGGGGCTTCTTCTGCATCACCGGCGACGCTTACAAACAGTCGGTCGGGGCGAGCAGGTTGCACACGAACTGGGGCCCTTTTTTttggtgtgtgtgcgtggtgACGGTTATCGCGCGTCCGCGCTCGAATGCAGGCAGCCTCTCACGTCACTCAACTTTTTGACACTCCTCCTCACCAGCGACTTGTTGGCAACTGCACTTTGTCGCGGGCCACATTGCTCTCTGCGTCCGCCGCTGCGCATCGAGGACAAGCAAGTTCAGGATaaacagacagacacagaGTCACCGGCCCATTTGAGTGAGGGCCTCGGTCGGGCGCGGGAGCCGCcaaacaacaacaaacatGCTGGGACCGCCGCTCAATGTGCCCAAGTGGTGAGTCGACGAcagcctcatcatcatcatcatcatcaacgagGGGGTGCCAGACGGCGGGCTGTCCAGACGTTGCAACTCACTcgcccactcactcactcactcgctcacCCCGTCTCAGGCTCGAGGAGAACAGCCACCTGCTCAAGCCGCCCATCAACAACTACTGCGTCTACAATGAAGATGTCACCGTCATGGTCCGTCCAGCCCCCATCCATGTCTTCTTCCTCACAACGCAAAAAACCTTGCCCGGTTTGCTTCGCGCGGCGCCCCACGCAACATTACCCCCTTCGGTCCATGACCAAACACACTACTTGCCTGTCGAAGCTGTAAGCTAAGGGAGATGATTATTGTAGATTGTCGGCGGCCCCAACGCGCGCACCGACTACCACATCAACCAGACGCCCGAATGGTTCTACCAGTAccgcggcgccatggtgctcaaggtcgtcgacgaggggtCCTTTCGCGACATCGTCATCCCCGAGGGCGCCATGTTcctgctgcccgccaacACGCCGCACAACCCCGTGCGCTTCGCCGACACGGTCGGCATCGtgctcgagcagcgccgccccgccgacTCGGTCGACAGGATGCGCTGGtactgcgccgcctgcccctcttcttcttccgcttcttcttcttcctcccctccttcCTCCGCTGAACCCGTCATCGTTCACGAGGCCGCTTTCCATTGCACCGACCTCGGCACCCAGATCaagcaggccgtcgaggactttcgcgccgacgacgccaagcgCACCTgtggccgctgcggcgccctcgccgactgGGCGCCCAAGCCAGGGTCCATACCGGACCCGAACCTCCAGCCCGAGGCGTACGGGCTGGTGCGCTgaagcgggcggcgagacgaggTGGCGGTGGGCCAGGAGAATCGGAGGGCGTTGTGGTTGGCAAAATGCGGTTCAGTGGAAAGGTTGTGCGTCATGACTTGGGACTTTGACTCTTATgcatgtacaaagtactcTATGTGCCGTGCGTAATTCACATCTCCATATATTCGTGCCGTTTctctcccctctctctctttcacacacacacacacacacacacacgccccGTCCTCCTACACGTCACCGCTACGTCTCGGCAAACACGTACGACGACTGCGATTCCTCGACCCTCACCTCCAGcctgccctcgtcgagctcgcgcccccgcacgcgcacgcccgcgcgcatcacgtcgccgggcgccacgggcccgacgccggcgggcgtgcccGTCAGCACAATGTCGCCGGGGTGCAGCGTCATGACCTTGGAGATGTCGCTCAGCACGCGCGGGATGCGGTAGATCATGAGCCCCGTGGacccgcgctgccgctccgcGCCGTTGACCTCGAGGAAGAGCTCCACG belongs to Purpureocillium takamizusanense chromosome 1, complete sequence and includes:
- the PCD1 gene encoding 8-oxo-dGTP diphosphatase (EggNog:ENOG503NXJP~COG:L) produces the protein MSAAPSPAIDSSSDVNGTADPATSTAATTTLVIVDEGEDEDEDENEGQEGSGREAGVARHADVGISEGDVADLREAASRPSAGAAAAHVWGPRVEHHHLQQQHQQQHQHQPLPQHHHHYLHHNRSRVHDDHLYDQDQDQDQDQDQQHGRQVVDELDLDLDAGADADAQAKGGEASQESLYYEASTMSSLNPFSVAAINRLRAYKPPAFPLWEALPARRRAAVLVLLYADRWGDLRVVITMRAASLRSFSGHAALPGGKADNKDETPYQIARREAYEEIGLPMEDSRIPRPFRIEPLCTLPPSLARTHLVVTPCVAFLHADRTSTPDAPSPLVEESMIPRLDAREVAAVFSAPFYNFLKADDLPPRPGAAALPPGQWYEGSWVAWQDMPWRVHNFFVPVNNQRVSKPSRRDSAQGNLAEKLGEEQEYEGRFKVWGMTGRLLVDAARIAYGEEPEIEHNDTFGDYDIIQRAESAGVFKESMEQDKAAANDGNGAAKM
- a CDS encoding uncharacterized protein (EggNog:ENOG503PU2X), which gives rise to MGTSSSRASLTTAELPEQLSPTTTGIEDNEPCTPPPIPARSALRPRCPSVSTKSAPSQRRSSRKIQQLTGYDVDIMAESPVTSSVFDSDASSRNSMRWDSDYNLVPLLEEDSGGASSRSSSWEPPSPLRGIMPAPLMITKPAMRDGRDTGLGGYGSVTSPWGNEELLRRWEAPHRQFSDTMAAGEYHQFATQLATHHRRQCSAESYLSTPSARPKRSSFNVNLGTGKLVSRRNTMQTADRSVPPLATRRHNAHRTPGIPEDSSAHRTSSNQMPMSAFDSDSEDEYGGIGHGIKGWLGLASDDPGPLERPHAPSARRPHVPMAAGSRTSTGEQMRGFLHHAKDKFYLSKEERRREELKRHIRAAAA
- the PEX10 gene encoding peroxisome biogenesis factor 10 (EggNog:ENOG503NWSD~COG:O~BUSCO:EOG092635ST), producing the protein MASSSPSQPRPPSTASPYPFASAPDIVRAHQKDAYFTGHLANTLTDLHRRLLGARSAHALAPELRSLAALLYFALTTLPGNRTLGEEYCDLVQVESPTGRLPALRTRAAYIAGTIVLPYLVSRALPGLRTRLRKLIERRLSSLQQKGKEDGKEARVWEYVARHLSSITSAAPVQAVTLALFYFNGTYYELTKRLLSLRYVFTRTVPDTPDRAGYEVLGVLLIVQLAVQTYLHVRSTLSSASGPARERAAFQSGTVDVSLDHTNSYSANSDLLLTELGTRGPQASRVDLAATTHTPVATAPRYNLADGDKVMGYIKGSQQRKCTLCLEELKDPSATQCGHVFCWECIGDWVREKPECPLCRREAMVQHILPLRVM
- the ERD1 gene encoding protein-ER retention protein (TransMembrane:5 (o20-44i73-92o104-121i267-286o316-334i)~EggNog:ENOG503P01T~COG:U), with product MDGDPAVEPQLDPFSRVFPLPYRVGFIVTLAVWGWGLNLHGLYLHKIDVPALIRYPGRTSPHHVPHHHSTYRLATVLSVLFAVSILLFWLVTWSVPSRVVAYDWIPMTYLVAVVAIFVVPLRHLPSGGRHRFLATLRRVSIGGIAEAQDGKFGDILLADVLTSYAKVCGDLFVTVCMFFSSGGSSTERPDRNCGGTVIVPLLMAVPSAIRFRQCMIEYLRVRRAPYKESVGWGGQHLANALKYSTAFPVLIASSLQRNAQGDAAKAAYNKVWLVAVLVNSLYSFYWDVAKDWDLTLFSTRRERTSLHHPWGLRDRLVFRSATIYYVVIGMDLMLRCSWSMKLSPHLDRFSDFESGIFLIELLEVFRRWGWIFFRVETEWLRNSSTGLGVDDILLGNFQGKDDDDD